AGACGTTGGGCAGCAGAGCCTCTTCGCCGACTTCCACGCCGTCCATGACGATTTCACCGGTGATGGAAGCGCGCAGTGACAGCTTGCCGCCGACCTTGGGGGCGGTAAGACCCTTGGTGCCCTTGTCGAGCACGAAGCCGCGAATGGCGCCATCATGCGCTTCGGACTTTGCCCAGACAACGAAGACATCGGCGATCGGCGAGTTGGAGATCCACATTTTCGAGCCGGTCAGCCGGTAGCCGCCGTCGATCTTTTCTGCGCGGGTGCGCATGCCGGCCGGGTCGGAGCCTGCATCGGGTTCGGTCAGGCCGAAGCAGCCAACAAATTCGCCGCTGGCAAGCTTCGGCAGGTATTTCTGGCGCTGTTCTTCCGAGCCATAGGCATAGATCGGATACATGACCAGGGAGGACTGGACGCTCATCATGGAGCGATAGCCACTGTCGACACGCTCGATTTCGCGCGCGACCACACCGTAGGACACATAAGAAGCCCCGGCACAGCCATACTCTTCCGGCAGCGTGACGCCCAGAAGGCCGAGTTCGCCCATCTCGTTGAAGATCGAGCGTTCGGTCTTTTCTTCCCGGTAGGCTTCGATAATGCGTGGCAGCAACTTGTCCTGGGCATAGGCGCGGGCGGTGTCCTGAATCAGCTGCTCGTCTTCGCCAAGCTGGTCGCGCAGGTGAAACGGATCCTGCCAGTCGAATGTGCCGCCGCCGGCAGGCGCGGACTTGATATTGGCGGGTGCATTCATGATCTTGTCTCCCGAAGCCTTATCCGATCCAGGCTCTTGGATTGCAGCCCAAATGGCCGCAGGTCATTCTGTTTCCTCCAATGTTGCCGTAATTTCGTTTGCAGAAAAGCGAAACCTCTTCCATCATTCATGACGAAATGGAATGAACTGAAAGAAAATCGATGAGACGCGCCTTTGTCCCGCCGGCCGACACGCTGATCGCCTTTGAATGTGCTGCCCGGCACCTGTCCTTCACACGGGCCGCCGAAGAACTGCATCTGACACAAGGGGCCGTTTCCAAACAGGTGCGCCATCTGGAGGACCGGCTGGGCGTGGAGCTGTTTCGCCGTGTCCGGCAGCGCATCGTGCTCACCGACGCGGGACGTCTTTACCTGCATGACATTCGGGGCGCCCTGGAACAGATGACGGCGGCGACCCGCCAGGTCATGTCCTATGCCGGCAGCGCCGATGTTCTGAACCTCGCAGTGTTGCCCACCTTCGGCACGCGCTGGCTGGCGCCGCGGCTGGCGGAGTTCGGCCGCCGGTATCCGGACGCCGGCCTGAACCTGAGTGTGCGGCTGCAACCCTTTGACTTCGACGAGGAGCCCTTTGACGGGGCCATCCACCACGGCGACCCTGTGTGGGCGGGCGCGATCGCCGAGCAGCTTTTTGACGAGGAGGTCATTCCGGTCGCTTCGCGCGTTTTTCGGGACCGCCACGAGATCCGCGCACCTGCCGATCTCGCCCGGGTGCCGCGCCTGCAGCTCGCCACCCGGCCTCTGGCCTGGCGGCAATGGTTTGATGCTGCCGGCGTGGAAACGGATTCGGCTTTTCAGGGGGCGCGGTTCGAGCAGTTCGTGATGATCTCGGAAGCCGCCATCCATCATGCGGGTGCAGCCCTGATCCCACGGCTCTTCATCGAGGCGGAACTTGCGTCGGGACGGCTGGTGCGCCTGTTCGACCTGTCTCTGGCGCAGCAGACCGCCTATTACTTCGTTTATCCGGAAGGCCGGACCATGCGGCCGGTCGTGGCAGCCTTTCGTCAGTGGTTGATGGAAGAGGCCCGCA
This genomic interval from Labrenzia sp. VG12 contains the following:
- the gcvA gene encoding transcriptional regulator GcvA; this encodes MRRAFVPPADTLIAFECAARHLSFTRAAEELHLTQGAVSKQVRHLEDRLGVELFRRVRQRIVLTDAGRLYLHDIRGALEQMTAATRQVMSYAGSADVLNLAVLPTFGTRWLAPRLAEFGRRYPDAGLNLSVRLQPFDFDEEPFDGAIHHGDPVWAGAIAEQLFDEEVIPVASRVFRDRHEIRAPADLARVPRLQLATRPLAWRQWFDAAGVETDSAFQGARFEQFVMISEAAIHHAGAALIPRLFIEAELASGRLVRLFDLSLAQQTAYYFVYPEGRTMRPVVAAFRQWLMEEARTARADRETMLPG
- a CDS encoding acyl-CoA dehydrogenase, translating into MNAPANIKSAPAGGGTFDWQDPFHLRDQLGEDEQLIQDTARAYAQDKLLPRIIEAYREEKTERSIFNEMGELGLLGVTLPEEYGCAGASYVSYGVVAREIERVDSGYRSMMSVQSSLVMYPIYAYGSEEQRQKYLPKLASGEFVGCFGLTEPDAGSDPAGMRTRAEKIDGGYRLTGSKMWISNSPIADVFVVWAKSEAHDGAIRGFVLDKGTKGLTAPKVGGKLSLRASITGEIVMDGVEVGEEALLPNVSGLKGPFGCLNRARYGIAWGSMGAAEDCWTRARQYGLDREQFGRPLAQTQLFQKKLADMQTEITLGLQAALRVGQLFDAGKVAPEMISLIKRNNCGKALDIARQARDMHGGNGIQEEYHVMRHAQNLETVNTYEGTHDVHALILGRAQTGLQAFF